Proteins from one Candidatus Methylacidithermus pantelleriae genomic window:
- a CDS encoding VOC family protein yields MVRNFDHVTLVVQDVTRAKAFFEALGFQEVGRMAISGEPYASYMGLPAFEADHISLALSGRDPNIEVQLLHFRVPEALPDPWVRTLVRLGFNHVCFEVDDIEKEVARLKEAGFFPKNALLRYQERKLIFIEGPEGVTIELSERLNKRC; encoded by the coding sequence ATGGTCCGGAACTTTGATCATGTGACACTCGTAGTTCAAGACGTTACTCGAGCTAAGGCATTTTTTGAGGCCCTTGGCTTTCAAGAAGTTGGCCGAATGGCGATTTCTGGGGAACCCTATGCCTCGTACATGGGTTTACCTGCTTTCGAAGCCGACCATATTTCCCTGGCGCTTTCCGGGAGAGATCCCAACATCGAGGTCCAGCTTTTGCATTTTCGCGTTCCGGAGGCGTTACCCGACCCGTGGGTTCGCACCCTCGTTCGGCTGGGCTTTAACCATGTCTGCTTCGAGGTTGATGACATTGAAAAGGAAGTAGCGCGACTCAAGGAGGCCGGTTTTTTCCCGAAGAATGCTCTGCTGCGCTATCAGGAGAGGAAGCTTATCTTCATTGAGGGACCGGAAGGCGTGACAATAGAACTCTCCGAAAGGTTGAACAAAAGGTGTTAG